In the Paralichthys olivaceus isolate ysfri-2021 chromosome 15, ASM2471397v2, whole genome shotgun sequence genome, one interval contains:
- the LOC109635709 gene encoding LOW QUALITY PROTEIN: serine protease FAM111A-like (The sequence of the model RefSeq protein was modified relative to this genomic sequence to represent the inferred CDS: inserted 1 base in 1 codon): protein MEPNLEQVEKSIENKSDNLKEERNQSAKPTLVQKEEEPHPTHSFEWKSSGKTGTHVSCQTAGTVEDSLKRNAQFRVIAKKNKDKELVLIRNGKAISSHFPCSLIKEESLTVKYIKAVPKKQGGGSVHVTRKGSSDEVLLFHVLVRGGKNIVRIMRNPELKSHVQEITIFAFKDETVKQALRRDARFLNIIFQKNCMLSNISTEATVDMANLVDNLGDNTYRIILGNNLPASLPSSLEEDFTQTAESQRADSGEEQDPSEQSMNDNVNTSGHTAPKNTPMPSSEKMKRYLSSEFEYIIKGKKTVQKLSRTQNLLRVEYGKNAQTCTEVKTMKKLMDLSNSVCQVRINGRPIASGFLLFDKFVLTNGHVVRYNYNDTERQLDARVIVHFSYESLDQTERGQDLVEEVEVEEVAGFEFSTEQMYDWALLKLKDDVRLPYLLNKCGYINQSHGVCIIGHPDGGVKKIDPCLIIASEKRIEVVGKSFNKNRENIQLITQRFFEGVAKSVEHQKNVLTYKTCFYXSGSPVFDKDCKVLAMHSGGYLYEDTRGATKSVIEFGYPLSNIIERIIIQLVEREKLDVLSAYLASDNTHLKTMRRNVKKLVESRNFTTFKAVVSRPLTTDDERLKELFEFFRQKEEPVPMEF from the exons ATGGAACCTAATTTGGAACAAGTGGAGAAAAGTATTGAG AATAAATCAGACAACCTGAAAGAGGAAAGGAATCAATCTGCTAAACCAACTCTTGTTCAAAAG GAAGAGGAGCCACATCCAACCCACTCTTTTGAGTGGAAATCAAGTGGCAAGACAGGCACACATGTTTCCTGCCAAACAGCAGGAACTGTTGAGGACTCACTGAAAAGAAACGCACAGTTTAGAGTAATAGCAaaaaagaacaaagacaaagaactTGTTCTTATCAGAAATGGGAAAGCTATTAGTTCACACTTCCCATGCAGCTTAATTAAAGAAGAGAGTTTAACTGTCAAGTATATCAAAGCTGTACCAAAGAAACAAGGTGGTGGCTCTGTCCATGTCACCAGAAAAGGCTCATCTGATGAGGTTTTGTTGTTTCATGTTCTGGTGAGAGGTGGGAAGAATATAGTGAGAATCATGAGAAACCCAGAACTAAAAAGCCATGTTCAGGAAATTACCATTTTTGCATTCAAAGATGAAACTGTAAAGCAAGCTCTAAGAAGAGATGCTCGATTTCTGAATATTATATTCCAAAAGAACTGCATGCTCTCCAACATTTCTACTGAAGCCACTGTGGACATGGCCAATCTGGTGGATAACCTCGGTGACAACACTTACAGAATCATACTGGGCAATAATTTACCAGCAAGTCTGCCTAGCAGCCTTGAAGAAGATTTCACACAGACAGCTGAGTCTCAGAGAGCTGACTCTGGGGAAGAGCAGGATCCATCAGAGCAGTCAATGAATGACAATGTCAACACAAGTGGTCACACAGCGCCAAAAAATACCCCAATGCCTAGCTCAGAAAAAATGAAGCGTTACCTCTCTTCGGAGtttgaatatataataaaagGGAAGAAAACTGTTCAGAAGCTCTCTCGTACCCAGAATCTCTTGCGTGTCGAGTATGGCAAAAATgctcagacgtgcactgaagtGAAAACCATGAAGAAACTGATGGATCTCAGTAATTCAGTTTGTCAGGTTAGAATAAACGGCAGACCAATAGCAAGTGGCTTTCTCCTATTCGACAAGTTTGTCCTCACAAATGGCCATGTGGTCAGATACAATTATAATGACACTGAAAGGCAGCTTGATGCCAGGGTCATCGTCCATTTCTCTTATGAGAGTCTAGATCAGACGGAGAGAGGACAGGATTTGGTTGaagaagtagaagtagaggAGGTCGCTGGCTTTGAATTCTCTACCGAGCAGATGTATGACTGGGCTTTGTTAAAGCTCAAGGATGATGTGAGGTTGCCTTATCTGTTAAACAAATGTGGATACATTAACCAAAGCCATGGAGTTTGCATTATCGGGCATCCTGATGGTGGAGTGAAAAAAATAGATCCATGCTTGATTATTGCATCTGAAAAGCGAATCGAGGTTGTGGGCAAGAGCTTTAACAAAAATCGAGAGAACATTCAATTGATAACGCAGCGTTTCTTTGAAGGTGTGGCAAAATCTGTTGAGCATCAAAAAAATGTTCTAACTTacaaaacttgttttt gGTCAGGCTCTCCTGTCTTTGATAAGGACTGCAAGGTTTTGGCAATGCATTCAGGAGGGTATCTGTACGAAGATACAAGGGGGGCAACAAAGAGTGTCATCGAGTTTGGCTATCCTTTATCTAACATCATTGAACGCATCATAATCCAGCTGGTTGAAAGAGAAAAGCTTGACGTGTTGAGTGCATACCTCGCATCTGATAATACACACCTCAAAACCATGAGGAGGAATGTGAAGAAACTGGTGGAGAGCAGAAATTTCACAACATTCAAAGCTGTCGTCAGCCGTCCACTGACAACGGATGACGAGCGTTTGAAGGAGCTTTTTGAATTCTTCCGTCAGAAAGAGGAACCTGTCCCAATGGAATTCTAA
- the asl gene encoding argininosuccinate lyase: MAATEGSKLWGGRFVGDTDPVMEKFNASIAYDQRMWDADVRGSKAYARALEKAELVTADEVKQILSGLEQISEEWSKGVFIIKPGDEDIHTANERRLKELIGAPAGKLHTGRSRNDQVVTDMRLWLRDAISTLTENALQMISTMVERAAAEIDALFPGYTHMQRAQPIRWSHWILSHAVALSRDVDQLQEIKRRVNILPLGSGAIAGTPFDIDRELLRKELEFEDISLNSMDATGQRDFVVEFLFWASLCLTHLSKMAEDLLLYSTKEFSFISLSDAYSTGSSLMPQKKNADSLELIRSKAGRVFGRCAGFMMTLKGLPSTYNKDLQEDKEAMFDCYDTVHAVLQVTTGVMSTLQINQSVMEAALSPDMLATDLAYYLVRKGMPFREAHGVSGKAVFMAESKNIALNQLTVEDLRALSPLFGSDVSSVWDYRSSVEQYSAPGGTAKSSVTAQVEHLRNWLKKQAQ, translated from the exons ATGGCCGCCACAGAG GGAAGCAAACTGTGGGGGGGTCGCTTCGTGGGAGACACCGACCCGGTCATGGAGAAGTTCAACGCGTCCATCGCCTACGACCAGAGGATGTGGGACGCTGACGTCCGGGGGAGCAAGGCGTACGCGAGGGCTCTGGAGAAGGCAGAGCTGGTCACCGCCGACGAGGTGAAGCAGATCCTGTCCGGGCTGGAGCAG aTTTCTGAAGAGTGGTCTAaaggtgtttttattattaaaccTGGAGATGAAGACATTCATACTGCCAACGAGCGCAGACTCAAG GAGCTGATTGGTGCACCTGCAGGGAAGCTGCACACTGGCAGGAGCAGAAATGACCAG GTGGTGACTGACATGAGGCTGTGGCTGCGAGATGCCATCTCAACCCTCACAGAAAATGCCCTCCAGATGATTTCTACCATGGTGGAGCGGGCTGCAGC AGAAATCGACGCCCTATTTCCTGGTTACACCCACATGCAAAGAGCTCAGCCAATCCGGTGGAGTCACTGGATTCTAAG TCATGCTGTTGCCCTGAGCAGAGATGTCGACCAGCTTCAGGAGATCAAGAGAAGAGTTAATATTTTACCTCTTGGAAG CGGTGCCATCGCTGGAACGCCGTTTGACATCGACAGGGAGCTACTGCGGAAAG AGTTGGAGTTTGAGGACATCAGTCTGAACAGTATGGACGCCACAGGCCAAAGAGACTTTGTTG TGGAGTTCTTGTTCTGGGCTTCATTATGTTTGACCCACCTCAGCAAGATGGCAGAGGACCTGCTGCTGTACAGCACAAAAGAGTTCTCCTTCATCTCACTGTCTGACGCCTACAG cacagGCAGCAGTCTCATGCCCCAGAAGAAGAACGCCGACAGTCTGGAGCTGATCAGGAGCAAAGCAGGTCGTGTCTTTGGCCGA TGTGCAGGGTTCATGATGACGCTGAAGGGTCTGCCCAGCACCTACAACAAAGACCTGCAg GAGGATAAGGAGGCCATGTTTGACTGCTATGATACTGTGCATGCTGTGCTGCAGGTGACAACTGGAGTCATGTCAACTCTCCAG ATCAACCAGAGTGTGATGGAAGCAGCTCTCAGTCCTGACATGTTGGCTACAGATCTGGCCTACTACCTTGTGAGGAAGGGG ATGCCATTCAGAGAGGCCCATGGTGTCTCTGGTAAAGCTGTGTTTATGGCTGAATCCAAAAATATCGCACTGAACCAACTCACCGTGGAAGACCTGAGAGCTCTTAG CCCATTGTTTGGAAGCGACGTATCCTCTGTGTGGGACtacaggagcagtgtggagcagTACAGCGCTCCCGGAGGCACAGCCAAGAGTAGCGTCACTGCACAGGTGGAACACCTGAGGAACTGGCTCAAGAAACAGGCACAGTGA
- the ca4c gene encoding carbonic anhydrase IV c, with product MIMGFSFYLLTLLSLLSQSTAQWCYQSQYSCDDTCRDPFHWAAQFPSCGGLRQSPINIVTSKVHVNTALPPFNFIGHTDVINITVENKGHSAHFHLPQSVRLTGGALPGHYRAAQFHFHWGGNGRPGSEHTIDGERFPMELHIVHIKEPYGSLAEAEHDMAGIALLAFLFEETTDDHPHLDTVITALGRVQHNGSSTVIPNFRLSDIIPSAKDLHSYFRYVGSMTTPGCEQAVAWSVFHRTLSISSRQLDAIVQQCQFWTGQPMTDIFRPTQPLDGRVVYRSNAAAAPTSAWFGVFSVVLMTAGQTL from the exons ATGATCATGGGTTTTTCTTTCTACCTCCTGACActgctttctctcctctctcagtccacag CCCAGTGGTGTTACCAGAGCCAGTACTCCTGTGATGACACATGCAGAG ACCCCTTCCACTGGGCAGCTCAGTTTCCCAGCTGTGGAGGGTTACGTCAGTCACCAATCAACATCGTGACCAGTAAAGTGCACGTCAACACCGCTCTGCCACCTTTCAACTTCATTGGTCACACTGACGTAATCAACAttacagtggaaaacaaagggCACTCAG CTCACTTTCATCTGCCACAGTCGGTGCGGCTGACAGGAGGAGCTCTTCCCGGTCACTACAGAGCGGCCCAGTTTCACTTCCACTGGGGAGGGAATGGCAGACCTGGATCAGAGCACACCATCGACGGAGAGAGATTCCCCATGGAG cTGCATATAGTCCACATCAAGGAGCCGTACGGTTCTCTGGCAGAGGCAGAACATGACATGGCGGGTATCGCTCTGCTCGCCTTCCTGTTTGAG GAAACAACAGACGATCATCCTCATCTGGACACAGTCATCACTGCTCTGGGTCGAGTTCAACACAACG gcagcagcacagtgatTCCAAACTTCCGCCTCAGTGACATTATCCCGTCTGCGAAGGACCTGCACAGTTACTTTCGCTACGTGGGCTCCATGACAACTCCAGGGTGCGAACAGGCAGTTGCCTGGTCAGTGTTTCACAGGACCCTGTCCATCAGCAGCCGACAG CTGGATGCAATAGTTCAGCAGTGTCAGTTCTGGACCGGACAGCCCATGACTGACATCTTCAGACCCACACAGCCTCTGGATGGCAGAGTCGTGTACCGCTCCAATGCCGCCGCCGCTCCGACCAGCGCGTGGTTCGGTGTATTCTCAGTTGTGCTCATGACAGCGGGTCAGACACTCTGA
- the aldh3a2b gene encoding aldehyde dehydrogenase family 3 member A2b — MSREQQVVALARKAFETGRSKSLEHRVRQLKNLQRLFTERQQEIVDALKKDLNKSEVGTQLYETVGLEGEINLAIKKLKEWAAPRKVEKNLLTISDTVFIKPEPLGVVLIIGAWNYPWAVTIQPLIGAIAAGNAAVIKPSEICVHSAKVMEDLLPLYIDKELYPVLCGGVPETQELLRQHFDHIFYTGNSMVGKLIMEAAAKHLTPVTLELGGKSPCYIDKDCDISIACRRVTWGKYTNCGQTCIAPDYILCEPSIQDRVIEEVKKSIKDFYTENPKSCPDYGRIISQRHFKRIMAMVDDSTVAAGGDNDESDCYIAPTVLRDVKPEAKVMQEEIFGPLLPILPVSGLDEAIKFINKREKPLALYVFTPDDKVIQRMVDETSSGGLLANDCLVHYSVSSLPFGGVGNSGMGCYHGKFSFDQLSHLRGCLIKQLKMEGMNSMRYPPHTQEKLGWVRFFLLKNFDLGWLGRMALLAALAVMSAVVLQSYLL, encoded by the exons ATGTCCAGGGAGCAGCAGGTGGTGGCTCTTGCCAGGAAGGCATTCGAAACGGGCAGATCCAAATCTTTAGAGCACCGTGTTCGCCAGCTGAAGAACCTGCAGCGATTGTtcacagagagacagcaggagattgtaGATGCCCTGAAGAAAGATCTCAATAAG AGTGAGGTGGGGACGCAGCTGTATGAGACTGTGGGTCTGGAAGGGGAGATCAACCTGGCCATCAAGAAGCTGAAGGAGTGGGCTGCCCCTCGAAAAGTGGAGAAGAACCTGTTGACCATCTCCGACACAGTCTTCATCAAGCCGGAGCCGCTGGGAGTGGTGCTGATCATTGGGGCCTGGAACTACCCCTGGGCTGTCACCATCCAACCGCTCATTGGAGCCATCGCTGCAG GAAATGCAGCCGTAATTAAGCCCTCTGAGATCTGTGTTCACTCCGCAAAGGTCATGGAGGACCTGCTACCACTCTACATCGACAAA GAGCTTTACCCTGTCTTATGCGGAGGAGTGCCGGAAACCCAGGAGCTGCTGCGGCAGCACTTTGATCACATTTTCTACACCGGAAACTCTATGGTGGGCAAACTGATCATGGAGGCCGCCGCCAAACACCTGACCCCTGTCACTCTGGAGCTTGGTGGAAAGAGCCCCTGCTACATCGACAAGGATTGTGACATAAGCATCGCCTGCCG GCGTGTCACCTGGGGAAAGTACACTAACTGTGGTCAGACCTGCATCGCCCCGGACTACATCCTTTGTGAGCCGAGCATCCAGGACCGGGTCATTGAAGAGGTCAAGAAGTCCATTAAG GATTTCTACACAGAAAACCCAAAGTCCTGCCCTGACTATGGACGCATCATCAGCCAGCGCCACTTCAAGAGGATAATGGCCATGGTGGACGACAGCACCgttgctgcaggaggagacaaCGATGAGTCAGACTGCTACATAG CCCCCACAGTTTTGCGTGACGTGAAGCCAGAGGCGAAGGTGATGCAGGAGGAGATATTTGGACCTCTGCTTCCCATCTTGCCGGTCAGCGGCCTGGATGAAGCGATCAAGTTTATCAATAAgagagagaaacctctggcCCTCTACGTCTTCACACCAGATGACAAG GTGATACAGAGAATGGTGGATGAGACATCTAGTGGAGGACTGCTGGCCAACGACTGTCTTGTACACTATTCAGTCAGCTCTCTGCCTtttggaggagtgg GGAACAGTGGTATGGGCTGCTATCATGGTAAGTTCAGCTTTGACCAGCTGAGCCACCTGCGTGGTTGTCTCATCAAACAGCTGAAGATGGAGGGGATGAACAGCATGCGGTATCCACCTCACACGCAGGAGAAGCTCGGCTGGGTGCGCTTCTTCCTTCTGAAGAATTTCGACCTGGGCTGGTTGGGGCGGATGGCGCTCTTGGCTGCTCTGGCTGTGATGTCTGCGGTTGTGCTTCAG aGTTATCTTCTTTGA
- the LOC109635842 gene encoding cone-rod homeobox protein-like — protein MAFGLDFTCTNASDMHSFYSGHYWPTSGLDVNNIDDDYAQDPKRVHHEASHRHCLDTQRRRKRTTFSKAQVSELETAFSVTHYPDIKMKESLASVTGLPESKIQVWFQNRRARYFKSKKPSRVVPTGTTGTGNFHPQNTYLPAPITPLSPAFSPTPSLQSPLGYPSPSLPSLPSPPGYPAPSLPQSTRLSTILGCQAMSLRALTSPVAADQVPQDHYYQTPDSTDYSDFASPHGGLSEWDFTEESFLGDAQGSQPAGSRCGADIHPRPRQNVQSQRLHHHRSSCSTDQSPDDLSDLCLQDLGDFNLSDLEISAAMIDYLLG, from the exons ATGGCATTTGGATTGGATTTTACTTGCACCAATGCTTCTGATATGCACTCCTTTTACTCGGGACATTATTGGCCCACTTCAGGCCTGGATGTAAACAACATCGACGACGATTACGCACAGGATCCAAAGCGAG TTCATCACGAGGCCTCTCACAGGCACTGCTTGGACACCCAGCGCCGCCGGAAGCGCACGACATTCAGCAAGGCGCAGGTGAGCGAGCTGGAGACGGccttctctgtcacacactaCCCGGACATCAAAATGAAGGAGTCCCTCGCCTCTGTCACTGGACTGCCAGAGTCTAAAATCCAG GTCTGGTTTCAAAATAGACGCGCACGCTATTTCAAGAGCAAGAAGCCATCCAGAGTGGTTCCTACAGGCACCACCGGAACGGGGAACTTTCATCCCCAAAACACATACCTTCCAGCCCCCATCACACCGCTGTCTCCCGCTTTCTCCCCCACACCCAGCCTCCAGTCTCCGCTAGGCTACCCTTCTCCAAGTTTACCCAGCCTCCCGTCTCCTCCAGGCTACCCAGCGCCAAGTTTGCCCCAGTCCACCCGGCTCTCCACCATCCTGGGGTGTCAGGCCATGTCCCTACGCGCACTCACATCTCCGGTCGCCGCAGACCAAGTTCCCCAAGACCATTACTACCAAACCCCGGACTCCACAGACTACAGCGACTTCGCGTCCCCACACGGTGGTCTCAGCGAGTGGGACTTCACGGAGGAGTCTTTTCTTGGAGATGCACAGGGCTCCCAGCCCGCGGGCAGCCGCTGCGGTGCGGACATTCATCCACGACCGAGGCAGAACGTCCAGAGTCAGCGGCTTCACCACCACCGGAGCTCCTGTAGCACCGACCAGTCCCCGGACGACCTGTCCGACCTGTGCCTCCAGGACCTGGGCGACTTCAATCTGTCCGATCTGGAAATTTCTGCAGCAATGATCGATTATCTTCTGGGATGA
- the vtnb gene encoding vitronectin b: MKPAVTLLGLVVLLDVTFAAERSCVDQCGSFDPERKCQCDSMCVYYRSCCKDFDTVCPKKVARGDTFEAEYVTETVTTVATTVAPIFHPTAAVVTLPLNATQGPTAAADPDAAPCSGRAFDAFLQLKNGSIYAFRGEYFFELDDKSVLPGYPKLIQDVWGMTGPIDAAFTRINCQGKSYIFKGNKYWRFDGDVLDQDYPRLISVGFDGVPGDTDAAFAVPAPSHRGKEKVYFFKGHNYYEYQFKHQPSHEECVRMSRLSPSVLFTRYTDLFCDQTWEDFFTELFGSSLSNPYTGPRVISRDWQGIRSPVDAAMVGRVFLSPTPTPRPTPAMKRRRKRPSKKRGQRRRQSRHVLFDDFWGYDDLFDYDYSDIVDDITTQERKSTPVQNVYFFKQDKYYRVNQQTKQVVAAMPPYPRSIAKYWLGCKFEGTPDESRAEKK; encoded by the exons ATGAAGCCAGCAGTGACTCTGCTGGGCCTCGTCGTCCTGCTGGACGTCACCTTTGCTGCAGAAA GGTCCTGTGTGGATCAATGTGGCTCATTTGATCCAGAGAGGAAATGTCAGTGCGACTCCATGTGTGTGTACTATAGAAGCTGCTGTAAAGACTTTGACACCGTCTGCCCCAAGAAGG TTGCCCGGGGCGATACCTTCGAGGCAGAGTACGTCACAGAAACTGTGACGACTGTGGCTACAACTGTTGCACCAATTTTCCACCCAACTGCAGCAGTTGTCACTCTCCCACTCAACGCCACACAAGGccccacagcagctgcagacccTGACGCAGCGCCCTGCAGCGGTCGAGCTTTTGATGCTTTTCTGCAGCTGAAGAATGGCTCCATCTATGCTTTCAGAG GTGAATATTTTTTCGAGTTGGACGACAAGTCTGTTCTTCCTGGTTACCCCAAACTCATCCAGGACGTGTGGGGAATGACAGGACCCATCGACGCTGCGTTCACACGCATTAACTGTCAGGGAAAATCCTACATCTTTAAG GGCAACAAGTACTGGAGGTTTGACGGCGACGTCTTGGATCAGGACTATCCACGGCTCATTTCTGTCGGATTTGACGGCGTACCAGGCGACACTGATGCAGCGTTTGCCGTCCCGGCACCAAGCCACCGTGGCAAAGAGAAAGTTTACTTTTTCAAAG GGCACAACTATTACGAGTATCAGTTCAAGCATCAGCCTTCCCATGAGGAGTGTGTCCGCATGAGCAGGTTGTCGCCGTCTGTGCTGTTCACGAGATACACGGATCTCTTCTGCGATCAGACGTGGGAGGATTTCTTCACGGAGCTCTTTGGAAGCTCCT TAAGCAATCCCTACACTGGCCCTCGGGTCATCAGTCGGGACTGGCAGGGCATCAGGTCTCCTGTAGATGCTGCCATGGTCGGGAGAGTCTTCCTCAGCCCCACACCCACGCCACGGCCCACTCCAGCAATGAAGAGGCGGAGGAAGAGGCCCAGCAAGAAGCGTGGACAGCGAAGACGGCAGAGTCGCCATGTGCTGTTCGATGATTTCTGGGGTTATGATGATTTGTTTGATTACGACTACAGTGACATcgttgatgacatcaccacacAGGAGCGCAAGAGCACTCCTGttcaaaatgtgtattttttcaaGCAAG ATAAATACTACAGAGTGAATCAGCAGACGAAACAAGTCGTCGCCGCCATGCCGCCATACCCACGATCCATTGCGAAATACTGGCTGGGCTGCAAGTTCGAGGGGACACCAGATGAATccagagcagagaagaaataG